In Bdellovibrionales bacterium, the following proteins share a genomic window:
- a CDS encoding PAS domain-containing protein, with product MPDNPIIYVNPHFQKLTGYSADEIIGRNCRFLQGPESDKRVVREIHDAIDAKVHFRGELLNYCKDGSIFWNHLTISPVKDEAGNVPFFVGIQLDVTEQKMALLERDKLIEELNAINKGLNRFALTTSHELRNPLSVIIGFTQLLRDRYLPKLDQKAQHLLERIGANAEYLNRCLTELRQFGSLGHNPLKFEPVNLTSLVMEVVKILGIEVEAGYVHCSQNLPTIMCNLQLMMQVFKNLIENAIQYGMGQERGIFIQARLREQEWCEIEVSDHGPGVLPNILKSIFDPFVSSGEQTGGTGLGLAIVKKIIEVHKGHISCQSSSQGTTFTIEIPTSGLGMRP from the coding sequence TTGCCTGACAATCCCATCATTTATGTTAATCCTCATTTCCAAAAACTAACGGGCTATAGCGCAGATGAAATCATCGGAAGGAACTGTCGATTTCTGCAAGGCCCTGAATCTGACAAGCGAGTGGTTCGTGAAATCCATGATGCAATCGATGCGAAAGTCCATTTTAGAGGAGAACTCCTAAATTACTGCAAGGACGGCTCGATCTTCTGGAACCATTTGACAATTAGCCCAGTAAAGGACGAGGCCGGGAATGTTCCGTTTTTTGTTGGAATTCAGTTGGACGTTACTGAGCAAAAAATGGCTCTTCTCGAGAGGGACAAATTGATTGAAGAATTGAATGCGATCAATAAGGGCCTCAATAGATTTGCCTTGACGACTTCACACGAACTGAGAAATCCATTGAGTGTGATTATCGGGTTTACCCAATTGCTACGGGACCGATATCTGCCTAAGCTTGACCAAAAGGCTCAGCATTTATTGGAGAGGATTGGTGCCAATGCCGAATATCTTAATAGATGCTTAACTGAGCTCCGACAATTTGGTTCGCTGGGGCATAATCCTTTAAAATTCGAGCCAGTAAATCTTACAAGTCTCGTTATGGAGGTAGTGAAAATTCTTGGGATCGAGGTTGAAGCCGGTTACGTCCATTGTTCCCAAAACCTGCCAACAATTATGTGCAATCTTCAGCTCATGATGCAGGTTTTTAAAAATCTAATCGAAAATGCTATTCAATATGGAATGGGCCAAGAGCGGGGAATTTTTATCCAGGCGCGACTGCGAGAGCAAGAGTGGTGTGAAATTGAAGTCAGCGATCACGGGCCAGGAGTTCTCCCCAATATTTTAAAATCAATCTTTGATCCCTTTGTTTCATCTGGTGAGCAGACTGGCGGCACAGGCTTGGGTTTGGCAATCGTGAAGAAAATCATAGAAGTCCACAAAGGTCACATCAGTTGCCAATCCAGTTCTCAAGGAACAACTTTCACAATTGAAATTCCAACCTCAGGCTTAGGGATGCGACCATAA
- a CDS encoding MerR family transcriptional regulator, with protein sequence MTTDWIFETKDQKAFAPSTEPDLELVDTRFAKQLEKIPDKMAFKIGEVARLIGVKTYVLRYWETEFEALNPKKSRNNQRVYEKKDVVMVMMIKKLLYEDRFSIEGAKTALRKLKKDTRKATEIRQLGSHLEQVTDQLRDLVDEISRVKVLFNAE encoded by the coding sequence ATGACAACAGATTGGATTTTCGAGACAAAAGATCAGAAGGCATTCGCTCCATCCACTGAACCAGACCTTGAGCTCGTTGATACGAGGTTTGCAAAACAGCTAGAGAAAATTCCAGACAAAATGGCATTTAAAATTGGTGAAGTCGCCCGGTTGATTGGGGTTAAAACCTATGTGTTGCGTTACTGGGAGACTGAGTTTGAGGCCTTGAATCCAAAAAAATCCAGAAACAACCAACGCGTGTATGAAAAAAAAGACGTGGTGATGGTCATGATGATCAAGAAGCTTCTCTACGAAGATCGTTTCTCGATTGAAGGGGCAAAGACAGCTCTGAGAAAGTTAAAAAAAGACACTCGCAAAGCAACAGAAATTCGCCAATTAGGATCACATCTTGAGCAGGTAACAGATCAATTGCGAGACCTTGTTGATGAGATATCCCGAGTCAAAGTCCTATTTAATGCTGAGTGA
- a CDS encoding integration host factor subunit alpha, with translation MTKADIVEKVYQKIGFSKKEASELVELVFGSLKDTLCKGDKVKISGFGNFVVREKKERIGRNPQTGNQIKISARRVLTFRPSQVLKAVLNGEDISLAVEDDDGIDVG, from the coding sequence ATGACGAAGGCCGATATTGTCGAGAAAGTTTACCAGAAAATTGGTTTCTCAAAGAAGGAAGCCTCCGAGTTGGTAGAGCTGGTATTTGGGTCATTGAAGGACACCCTTTGCAAGGGCGATAAGGTGAAAATCTCTGGTTTTGGAAACTTTGTGGTTCGAGAAAAAAAGGAAAGAATTGGTCGAAACCCTCAGACTGGAAATCAGATCAAGATCAGCGCGCGAAGGGTGTTGACGTTTCGTCCCAGCCAGGTATTAAAAGCCGTTCTGAACGGAGAGGATATCTCTCTGGCCGTTGAAGATGATGACGGCATTGATGTAGGCTGA
- a CDS encoding phenylalanine--tRNA ligase subunit beta: MKLSMKWLSDYVDVHEFFSEPEKLAARLTAVGIEVEGIDDLAKKYQNVVIGKILVKDVHPHADRLSLCQVDVGDGKNRQIVCGATNHQQGDKVVVALPGAVLPGNFEIKLSKIRQIESQGMLCSEVELGLAKESPGIMILPGEAPLGTSFADFRGLNDVIFELSVTPNRADCLSHLGLAREVGALLGRNVQQPSVELKEAKGDSTQERVKLEIKNADLCPRYAGRGIFGVKVGPSPDWLKSRLEKVGINSINNVVDVTNYVMLEFGQPLHAFDLSLLRNKTVIVEKALAGEKFISLDGTELQFSGEELVIRDGSGPVALAGVVGGLNSGVSEVTSDLFIESAYFLRESVRKTARKWGIDTDSSYRFSRGTDPEGVLRALNRACSLILDVAGGSVSRDFYDAYPQPFSRRPISIRHEYLEERLGYPVQIENFEKWMKRIGCQIRPSTEGDWQVQPPPYRWDLDLAIDLVEEYARFEGYDQIPEVFPPLVASPSTHAPQFRLENRLNDWIAAEGYLQVVNYGFFGSQGRADFIGDPTNLNSVGLATPSEGVKVRNPLNDETNEMRVSLLPGLLKNLVSNFRQGMSYGRLFETGFVFSQTEKAYKEESRVALVGWGQPKNIWAGGGGEACPTVYSLKASLENILSKLLIGSYQWRKLSGEIAPSFVHPGQAVGLFVEGKMIGVLGSLHPLLAQQHKLRTSVAVAEFTFEGLVRGQPRVPKAKAFSRFPSVERDLAFLVPSSVEAGEILKEIRKQSGPLLEDASIFDVYAGDQLGEGMRSIAYRMVFRDLNGTLNETQLVELQNKLADAVKKKYKVEVR, encoded by the coding sequence ATGAAACTATCAATGAAGTGGTTGAGCGATTATGTCGATGTTCATGAATTCTTTTCTGAGCCCGAGAAATTGGCCGCTCGTTTGACAGCGGTGGGGATTGAAGTTGAAGGAATTGATGATCTTGCAAAAAAATATCAGAATGTGGTGATCGGCAAGATCCTCGTAAAGGATGTGCATCCTCATGCAGATCGGTTGTCTCTGTGCCAGGTGGACGTCGGAGATGGAAAGAATCGACAAATTGTTTGTGGAGCTACAAACCATCAACAAGGTGACAAGGTCGTGGTTGCCCTGCCAGGCGCGGTATTGCCTGGAAATTTTGAAATTAAACTCTCGAAGATTCGCCAAATTGAAAGTCAAGGAATGCTGTGCTCTGAAGTTGAGCTCGGTTTGGCAAAGGAGAGCCCAGGAATCATGATTTTACCTGGAGAGGCTCCACTCGGAACTTCCTTTGCCGACTTCAGGGGTCTGAACGATGTGATTTTTGAGCTCAGTGTAACTCCAAATCGGGCGGATTGCCTCAGTCACTTAGGTTTGGCAAGAGAAGTGGGAGCTCTTCTAGGAAGAAATGTTCAGCAGCCCTCTGTCGAATTGAAAGAAGCAAAAGGGGATTCAACGCAAGAGCGAGTGAAGTTAGAAATCAAAAATGCAGACCTTTGTCCGCGCTATGCGGGGAGAGGTATTTTTGGAGTCAAGGTGGGGCCAAGTCCTGATTGGCTCAAGTCTCGCTTGGAAAAAGTGGGAATCAATTCTATTAACAACGTAGTGGACGTAACCAATTACGTGATGCTTGAATTTGGCCAGCCACTCCACGCATTTGATTTAAGTCTGTTAAGAAACAAGACAGTCATTGTTGAAAAAGCCTTAGCAGGTGAAAAATTTATTTCTTTGGATGGAACAGAACTGCAGTTTTCGGGCGAAGAGCTCGTGATTCGAGATGGGTCTGGACCTGTTGCTTTAGCAGGAGTTGTGGGGGGCTTGAATTCGGGAGTTAGCGAGGTCACCTCTGATCTTTTTATCGAATCAGCCTATTTTCTTCGTGAGTCTGTTCGCAAGACGGCCCGCAAGTGGGGCATTGATACGGATTCAAGTTATCGATTTAGTCGTGGAACAGACCCAGAGGGAGTGCTTCGTGCGCTCAACAGAGCCTGCTCGCTGATCCTTGATGTCGCTGGGGGATCCGTCAGCAGAGATTTTTACGATGCTTATCCTCAACCCTTTAGCCGTCGGCCCATTTCCATTCGCCACGAGTATCTTGAAGAGCGATTGGGTTACCCGGTACAGATCGAAAATTTTGAAAAATGGATGAAAAGAATTGGCTGTCAGATCCGGCCGAGTACCGAGGGAGACTGGCAAGTTCAGCCCCCGCCTTATCGGTGGGACTTGGATCTGGCTATCGATTTGGTTGAGGAATACGCTCGTTTTGAGGGCTATGACCAGATTCCAGAAGTGTTTCCTCCCTTGGTGGCATCGCCGTCGACTCACGCTCCTCAGTTTAGATTGGAAAATCGGCTCAACGATTGGATCGCCGCCGAAGGTTATTTGCAGGTCGTGAACTATGGATTTTTTGGCAGCCAGGGGCGCGCTGATTTTATTGGAGATCCGACGAACCTGAATTCTGTCGGATTGGCGACCCCCTCTGAAGGAGTGAAGGTCCGAAATCCCTTGAACGACGAAACCAATGAAATGCGAGTGAGTTTATTGCCCGGTTTACTTAAAAATCTCGTGTCTAATTTTCGGCAAGGGATGAGTTATGGCCGTCTTTTTGAGACCGGATTTGTGTTCTCTCAAACTGAGAAGGCTTACAAAGAAGAATCGCGTGTTGCCTTGGTAGGTTGGGGACAACCGAAGAATATTTGGGCCGGAGGGGGCGGTGAGGCATGTCCGACCGTTTACTCATTGAAGGCGAGCCTTGAAAATATTTTAAGTAAGCTTTTGATTGGATCTTACCAGTGGCGAAAGTTGAGTGGTGAGATTGCTCCGAGTTTTGTTCATCCTGGCCAGGCGGTGGGATTGTTTGTAGAGGGAAAAATGATCGGGGTGCTGGGAAGTCTCCATCCTTTGCTGGCTCAACAGCACAAACTTAGAACTTCTGTGGCGGTGGCAGAATTTACCTTTGAGGGTCTGGTTCGTGGACAGCCACGGGTTCCTAAAGCAAAAGCTTTTTCCAGGTTCCCTTCGGTAGAGAGGGATTTGGCCTTTCTGGTGCCCTCCTCTGTTGAGGCCGGTGAGATTTTGAAGGAGATTCGCAAACAAAGTGGTCCTCTTTTAGAGGACGCGTCCATTTTTGATGTGTACGCTGGGGATCAGCTGGGAGAGGGGATGAGGTCTATCGCTTATCGAATGGTATTTCGCGATTTAAATGGGACTCTCAATGAGACTCAACTGGTTGAGTTGCAGAACAAATTGGCCGATGCTGTTAAGAAAAAGTACAAGGTTGAGGTTCGCTAG
- the pheS gene encoding phenylalanine--tRNA ligase subunit alpha — translation MLSEKVNSVHKEANAAFLAAKDSKELYELKVKYLGKQGQLSLLMREMGQLSPQERPVFGKWVNEAKQSLEEAYAKRELDLGQAELMAQIEKEQLDLSLPGPPVAKGGRHPVSKVINEIVGILERIGYSVRTGPMIEEDWYNFEALNIPPDHPARDMQDTFYIDDTHVLRTHTSPVQIHTMENEKPPLRILAPGSVFRCDSDISHSPNFHQIEGLLIDRKVSMAHLKGTISFFVKEFFGKDIQVRFRPSFFPFTEPSAEVDCSCPICRGKGCRMCKNSGWIEIGGSGLVNPKVLSHCKIDPEKWQGFAFGFGIERMAIIKYGIDDIRLFAENDIRFLRQFES, via the coding sequence ATGCTCTCAGAAAAAGTTAATTCGGTACATAAAGAAGCGAATGCGGCATTTTTGGCTGCAAAAGATTCCAAAGAACTTTACGAACTCAAAGTAAAATACCTTGGAAAACAGGGCCAACTCTCGCTTTTAATGCGTGAAATGGGCCAGCTTTCCCCCCAGGAAAGGCCTGTTTTTGGAAAATGGGTCAATGAGGCCAAGCAATCCCTTGAGGAGGCCTACGCAAAAAGGGAATTGGACCTTGGCCAAGCAGAGCTGATGGCCCAGATCGAAAAGGAGCAGCTTGACCTCAGTTTGCCGGGCCCCCCGGTTGCTAAAGGCGGCAGACATCCGGTTTCAAAGGTGATCAATGAGATAGTTGGGATTTTGGAGAGAATTGGCTACAGCGTTCGAACCGGTCCAATGATTGAAGAGGATTGGTATAACTTCGAGGCTTTAAATATTCCCCCAGATCACCCTGCCCGCGATATGCAAGACACTTTTTATATCGATGACACGCACGTTTTGAGGACCCATACAAGTCCCGTGCAGATCCATACGATGGAGAATGAGAAGCCACCCTTGAGAATATTGGCACCTGGTTCTGTCTTTAGGTGTGACAGTGACATTTCCCATTCCCCCAATTTTCATCAGATTGAAGGCCTCTTAATTGATCGCAAAGTATCAATGGCGCATTTGAAGGGAACGATCTCCTTTTTTGTGAAGGAATTTTTTGGCAAGGATATTCAGGTTCGATTTCGGCCGAGCTTTTTTCCGTTCACGGAGCCCTCGGCTGAAGTTGACTGTTCTTGTCCCATTTGCAGGGGTAAGGGGTGCCGAATGTGCAAGAACTCGGGTTGGATAGAAATTGGAGGATCGGGTTTGGTAAATCCGAAGGTCCTTAGCCATTGCAAAATTGATCCGGAAAAGTGGCAGGGCTTTGCTTTTGGGTTTGGAATAGAGAGAATGGCCATCATCAAATATGGAATCGACGATATTCGGTTATTTGCAGAAAATGACATTCGTTTTTTGAGGCAGTTTGAATCATGA
- the rsmG gene encoding 16S rRNA (guanine(527)-N(7))-methyltransferase RsmG → MKKSPSVAEKGGKFAKTHGLRGRHRQPEKIYDFIEADNRIFDIFSHHGFRDFPHEKRQDLTRFYRLLMEHQQKNNVTRLLSLRDVAIKHFIDSLIITQFVKLTFPLLDMGTGPGFPGIPLKILFPEKPIILAEGVEKRVQFLKKVREELDLKDLQVIGRNITPEFAYPVAGVITRAVSDISETLLNVSNCLQAGGAIYLMKGPSVDIEIEQAHKRWGDLFRLEKDVAYDLPSTPHRRRLLVYRKLKSSQDKSL, encoded by the coding sequence ATGAAAAAATCTCCCAGTGTCGCTGAAAAAGGCGGCAAATTTGCAAAAACTCACGGACTGCGTGGCCGCCACCGCCAGCCCGAAAAAATCTATGATTTTATCGAGGCCGACAATCGCATCTTTGATATCTTTAGCCACCACGGATTTAGGGATTTTCCACATGAGAAGCGCCAAGACCTCACTCGATTCTATCGCCTTCTTATGGAGCACCAACAGAAAAACAATGTCACACGTCTCCTCTCTCTGCGCGACGTTGCCATCAAGCATTTTATTGATTCATTGATTATCACCCAATTTGTCAAATTGACTTTTCCACTTCTGGACATGGGAACTGGCCCCGGTTTTCCTGGAATTCCGTTGAAGATTCTATTTCCTGAAAAGCCCATCATCTTAGCCGAAGGCGTCGAAAAGCGCGTCCAATTCCTCAAGAAAGTGAGAGAGGAATTGGACCTCAAAGACCTTCAAGTCATAGGGCGAAACATTACCCCTGAATTTGCTTATCCTGTGGCGGGCGTTATCACCCGAGCAGTTTCTGATATTAGCGAAACTCTGTTGAACGTCTCAAATTGCCTTCAGGCCGGCGGCGCCATCTACCTCATGAAGGGCCCAAGTGTCGACATTGAAATTGAGCAAGCCCACAAACGATGGGGAGATCTCTTTCGCCTAGAAAAAGACGTGGCCTACGATCTTCCATCGACTCCTCACCGCAGACGATTGCTTGTTTACCGCAAATTGAAGTCCTCGCAGGACAAATCACTTTGA
- a CDS encoding RNA methyltransferase: MKVISSKANSNYRRWKDLLKGPDLKKSSEFLIIGRKLVPEFLNRHPECISGILLTSPEQRELLPIASPCTLFLLEKELFRQIDIFSTQFPILVARQPAIANWDPNLPPHGLEVFSALGDPSNLGALLRCCEAFKVGKVILLQESTHPFHPKAVRSSAGSCFRLNLEWGPSIQQDLGDFFALDNSGRSLTEFSWPQSGRLLFGEEGNGLPPNKRGSLCLKIPMSENLESLNAVSAASIALFHYRLQHPLD; the protein is encoded by the coding sequence TTGAAAGTTATTTCGAGTAAAGCCAACAGCAACTATCGTCGTTGGAAAGATCTCCTCAAAGGGCCAGATCTCAAAAAGTCATCTGAATTCCTGATCATAGGCCGAAAACTTGTCCCAGAATTTTTGAATCGCCATCCTGAATGTATCAGTGGGATCCTTTTGACTTCCCCCGAACAGAGAGAACTTCTGCCCATCGCCTCTCCTTGTACTTTGTTTCTCCTCGAGAAAGAGCTGTTTCGGCAAATAGACATATTTTCAACGCAGTTTCCGATTTTGGTGGCCCGACAGCCAGCTATTGCCAACTGGGACCCCAACCTGCCCCCGCATGGCCTTGAGGTTTTCTCTGCCTTGGGAGACCCTTCAAATTTGGGAGCCCTTCTTCGCTGCTGTGAAGCCTTTAAGGTGGGCAAGGTGATTCTTCTTCAGGAATCCACTCACCCGTTCCACCCCAAGGCCGTGCGCTCCTCGGCGGGAAGTTGTTTTCGATTAAATCTTGAATGGGGCCCCTCGATCCAACAAGACCTCGGAGATTTTTTTGCCCTTGATAATTCGGGTCGTTCACTCACAGAATTTAGCTGGCCCCAGTCGGGCCGATTGCTCTTCGGTGAAGAAGGAAATGGGCTTCCTCCAAATAAAAGAGGTTCGTTGTGCCTCAAAATCCCCATGTCTGAAAATCTGGAATCGCTCAATGCAGTGAGCGCGGCAAGCATCGCGCTCTTCCATTATCGCCTGCAGCACCCATTGGACTGA
- a CDS encoding DNA starvation/stationary phase protection protein — MKIDIGIPENDRKAIAQGLSKLLADSYTLYLKTHNYHWNVTGPMFQTLHLMFETQYDELALAVDMIAERIRSLGEKAPGSYTEFQKLSSIKDETGSPEAREMIAKLVEGHEAVIRTSRSIFPQAEKAHDEATCDLLTQRIQIHEKTAWMLRSLLEG, encoded by the coding sequence ATGAAAATCGATATCGGAATTCCCGAAAATGATCGTAAAGCCATTGCTCAGGGACTATCAAAACTTCTGGCAGATAGTTATACCTTGTACTTGAAGACGCACAACTATCACTGGAATGTCACGGGTCCCATGTTTCAAACTTTGCATCTGATGTTTGAAACTCAGTACGATGAGCTCGCGTTAGCTGTAGATATGATCGCCGAAAGGATTCGTTCTCTAGGTGAAAAGGCCCCAGGCAGTTACACTGAATTTCAAAAATTGTCCTCGATCAAAGACGAAACAGGTAGCCCCGAGGCTCGCGAAATGATTGCGAAGCTCGTTGAAGGGCATGAGGCTGTCATTCGTACTTCACGCTCTATTTTTCCTCAGGCAGAAAAAGCACATGATGAGGCCACTTGTGATCTTCTCACTCAGCGAATTCAGATTCACGAGAAAACGGCTTGGATGTTACGAAGTCTTCTTGAAGGCTAG
- a CDS encoding radical SAM protein — MPERNIRDLIAHLDKDGTLQMIRGHGIIGPMSDNTKSLNNPSGNKSIVLINSHQEGKSFSAEELMARELNSWQGWLCAASVENLCVTHDGNIFGAVCREGGFLGNVFESFVDLSTEFILCKKRWCMCGTDMALRKFRSPEHRQLAYLDPVKELADAPLEALAVQPIYQSQCIPKQVTWEISRRCNYSCSYCPPSSSNNYEAHRSWGSLKQGLQNIFRAFVKNDQCKFHFSGGEPTINPSFVDLLKWIKDRPPENKPGSQHYCHVTTNGSRQPEYYEELISYTQIGISVHFEFADQEKLLETIQAIVEKKKASADLRWQWFGVRLMVPPGYGPQAETLTRKIYEIPDFRNYGQLNISPIIRFAPNYEGHLADYEESEKALFEIHG, encoded by the coding sequence ATGCCAGAGCGCAATATTAGGGATTTAATCGCACATCTTGACAAAGATGGCACTTTACAAATGATCAGAGGACATGGAATTATCGGGCCCATGAGTGACAATACGAAAAGCCTCAACAATCCCTCCGGCAACAAATCTATTGTTTTGATTAATTCCCATCAAGAGGGTAAAAGTTTTTCTGCTGAAGAACTGATGGCTCGGGAACTTAACTCATGGCAAGGCTGGCTCTGCGCTGCAAGTGTTGAAAATCTTTGTGTCACCCACGATGGAAATATTTTTGGTGCTGTTTGCAGAGAGGGCGGTTTTCTCGGAAACGTATTTGAGAGCTTTGTCGATTTATCGACCGAATTCATTCTTTGCAAAAAAAGGTGGTGCATGTGCGGAACTGATATGGCTCTCAGAAAATTCCGTTCTCCGGAACACCGTCAGTTGGCCTACCTCGACCCTGTTAAAGAGCTGGCTGATGCCCCTCTCGAAGCATTGGCTGTTCAACCAATTTATCAAAGCCAATGTATTCCCAAACAAGTCACTTGGGAAATCAGTCGCCGCTGCAATTACAGCTGCAGCTATTGTCCTCCTTCGTCGAGCAACAACTATGAGGCTCACCGCAGCTGGGGTTCGCTCAAACAGGGCCTTCAAAATATCTTTCGGGCTTTTGTTAAAAATGATCAATGCAAATTTCATTTTAGTGGTGGAGAACCCACAATCAATCCCTCCTTTGTGGATCTCCTCAAATGGATTAAAGATCGTCCTCCAGAAAATAAACCGGGGTCTCAGCATTATTGTCACGTCACAACCAACGGGAGCAGGCAACCGGAGTATTACGAGGAGCTCATTTCATATACTCAGATTGGTATTAGCGTTCATTTTGAATTTGCCGACCAAGAAAAGCTCCTTGAAACAATTCAAGCAATAGTTGAAAAGAAAAAGGCCTCAGCAGATTTGCGCTGGCAGTGGTTCGGAGTTCGCCTGATGGTTCCTCCTGGATACGGACCTCAGGCTGAAACGCTAACAAGAAAAATTTATGAAATACCGGATTTCCGAAATTATGGCCAACTCAATATTTCTCCTATTATCCGCTTTGCCCCGAACTACGAGGGACATCTGGCTGACTACGAAGAGTCCGAAAAGGCCCTTTTTGAAATTCATGGATGA
- a CDS encoding transglutaminase domain-containing protein, with translation MLSLILRFFLLTTTLNWFFPAALAIHIQEERTIEFKQEFKPLVRDEAVELWIPIPMDLTGYQTVLSQRYSGNADQVKIENIDSVPLLHVTWIKASKPEFEISHTVRIQNERKATPEVSSLKTVNRYINATSHVQTDGIVRETASKIVGNLSDTDKKAEAIYNWIVDKSIRDPNVRGCGLGDVKSTLKANTLGGKCADLNSLFVGLARAAKIPAREVFGIRVDSSIESPSLGKTGDVSKGQHCRAEYYSEKMKAWIPVDPADIRKVILEEKLSLDDPKIESLRRKFFGSWEGNWIAFNHGRDFLVRSKDKKIPINYFMYPLLVSKGLNPDGIDPKEVAYSLSASRK, from the coding sequence ATGCTGTCTTTGATACTGCGATTTTTTTTGCTCACGACAACTTTAAACTGGTTTTTTCCTGCAGCCCTTGCGATACACATCCAGGAAGAAAGGACCATTGAATTTAAACAAGAATTTAAACCGCTCGTTCGTGACGAAGCGGTTGAATTGTGGATTCCGATTCCCATGGACTTGACCGGGTATCAGACAGTTCTTTCGCAGCGATACTCTGGCAATGCTGATCAAGTCAAAATTGAAAATATTGATTCTGTTCCCCTCTTGCATGTCACGTGGATCAAGGCGAGCAAGCCCGAATTTGAGATCAGTCATACTGTTCGCATTCAAAACGAACGAAAGGCCACACCGGAGGTTAGCTCCCTCAAGACAGTGAACAGGTATATAAATGCCACATCTCACGTTCAAACAGATGGAATTGTCAGAGAAACAGCATCGAAGATCGTTGGCAATCTATCAGATACGGATAAAAAGGCTGAAGCCATTTATAACTGGATTGTTGACAAATCGATCCGGGATCCAAATGTTCGCGGTTGTGGACTAGGAGATGTCAAATCAACCTTAAAAGCTAACACCTTGGGAGGAAAATGCGCAGATCTCAATTCGTTATTTGTTGGACTTGCACGGGCTGCGAAAATTCCCGCGCGCGAAGTCTTTGGAATCAGAGTTGATTCTTCCATTGAGTCTCCCTCGCTTGGAAAAACGGGGGATGTTTCAAAGGGTCAACACTGCCGAGCCGAGTACTATTCAGAAAAAATGAAGGCATGGATTCCCGTCGATCCTGCTGATATTCGAAAGGTCATCCTTGAGGAAAAATTAAGCCTTGACGATCCAAAAATTGAAAGCTTAAGACGAAAATTTTTTGGATCCTGGGAAGGAAATTGGATCGCCTTTAATCACGGACGTGATTTTTTGGTGAGATCAAAGGACAAAAAAATTCCGATTAACTATTTTATGTATCCCTTGCTCGTAAGTAAGGGACTCAATCCAGACGGCATAGACCCCAAGGAAGTTGCTTACTCTCTGAGTGCTTCTCGCAAATAA